The genomic interval CGCGGCCACGCGCTGTACCAGGGCGCTCCCCACGACCACCCCATCCGCCCAGCCCGCCACCTCGCGGGCCTGGTCCGGCGACGAAATCCCGAAACCGACCAGCACGGGGAGCGAGGTATACACCCGCACGCGACCCACCAGATCCCGGGCCCGGGCCGAAACTGAATCCCTCGCCCCGGTTACGCCGGTGACGGAGATGCAGTAGACGAAACCGTCGCCGGCCTCCACGGCCATTTTCATCCGCTCATCGGGACTGGTGGGAGCCACGAAGGGGACCAGCGCCACTCCATGGCCCCGCGCCGCCTGCCCGAGATCCGCTGCCTCCTCGGGGGGCAGGTCGGGCACCAGCAACCCCGCTATCCCCGCGGAAGCGGCGTCGCGACAGAACTTGTCGAGCCCGTATTGCAGCACCGGGTTGAAGTATGTCATCACCGCCAGGGGTGTTCCACTTCCCCTCACCCGGCGGGCGATTTCCCAGGTGTCCCGCAGGCGGAACCCGGCCCGCAGGGAACGAACGGCCGCCGCCTGGATCACGCGGCCGTCGGCCAGGGGGTCGGAGTACGGGATGCCGATCTCGACGCAATCCGCCCCGGCCGCCGCAGCGGCCCCCACCACCCGCACCGTCGTCTCCAGGTCAGGGTCACCCGCGGTGAAGTAGGCGGCCAGCGCCTTACCACCGGCAGCGACCCGGCTCCTCATCCGCTCCACCAGCGCGTTATCGCGCACCCTGCCCACCTCCCTGCCGGCGGTAGCTCTCCAGCACCATGGGCACGTCTTTGTCCCCCCGGCCGGACAGGCAGACCACCACCACGTCGTCGGGCTCGAGGCGCCCGGCCAGCTTCTCCAGGTAGGCCACGGCGTGAGCACTTTCCAGGGCCGGGATAATCCCCTCGAGCCGGCTCAGCAGCTCGAATCCCTGCAGGGCCTCCCCGTCGGTGACTGCCACGTACTCCGCCCTTCCCGTCGCCTTGAAGAAGGCGTGCTCGGGTCCCACCCCGGGGTAGTCGAGCCCGGCCGAAACCGAGTGGGCTTCGCGCACCTGGCCGTCTTCATCCTGAAGCAGGTAGCTGTAGGACCCGTGCAGCACCCCCCGCGACCCCGCGGTGAGGCTGGCGCCGTGCCTCCCCGTCTCGATCCCCTCCCCCGCCGCCTCCACCCCCACCATGCGCACGTCATCGGAGTAGAAGGGGTGGAACAGGCCCATGGCGTTGCTGCCGCCCCCCACGCACGCCACCAGATACTCGGGAAGCCTGCCCTCCAGGGCCACGACCTGCTCCCGCACCTCCTGACCTATGACGGACTGGAAGTCCCGCACCATGGCGGGGTAAGGGTGGGGCCCCACCACGGAGCCGATCACGTAGTGCGTGGTTTCCACGTTGGTCACCCAGTCACGGATGGCCTCGTTGATGGCGTCCTTGAGGGTGCGGCTGCCCGTGCCCACCGGTACCACTTCAGAACCCAGCAGGCGCATGCGGAAGACGTTGAGCTCTTGCCGGCGCATGTCTTCTTCCCCCATATAGACGTGGCACTCCAGCCCGAGGAGGGCGGCAGCGGCGGCCGTGGCCACCCCGTGCTGGCCCGCCCCGGTCTCGGCGATGATGCGCCGCTTGCCCATCCACCTGGCCAGCAGGACCTGCCCCAGAGCATTGTTGATCTTGTGGGCCCCCGTGTGGGCCAGGTCTTCCCGCTTCAGGTACACCCTTCCCCGCCCCAGATGCTCCGCAAGCCGGCGCGCCGGGTACAGGGGCGTGGGCCTGCCCACGTACCTCTCCAGGTAGTACCGGAACTCCGCCCCGAAGGCGGCATCGCCCCGGGCGCGCCGGTATGCCCGTTCCAGCTCCTCGAGGGCGGCCATGAGGGTCTCCGGCACGAACCGGCCCCCGAACTCCCCGAACCGGCCCCGCTCATCGGGCCACGGGTACACTGCCATCCCGAACACCTCCCCTGAAGCGCTGCTCCCACTGCCGCACCGCCTGCACGAACCGGTGCATCTTGCCCCGCTCCTTGACGCCCGCCGACTCCACCCCGCTGGACACATCCACCCCGGCGGGGCGCACCCGCTCCAGCGCGGTGCCCACGTTTTCCGGGGTCAGGCCCCCAGCCACGATCACCGGCAAGGGTAACGCCAGGCCTGTGGCCAGGTCCCAATCCCAGGGCACTCCCGTCCCTCCCCGCCCGACCAGAGTGTCCAGGAGCAGGTAGTCGGCCAGGCCGGCCAGGCGCAGGGCGTCCCGGTAACCGTCTTTCCCGCCGGAAAGCGCCGCCGCCACCACCATCTTTACCCGGGGCCGCAGCCGCCGCAGCTCCTCCATCACCGCCTCCCGGTAGGGACCGTGCCACTGCACCGCGTCCAGAGGAACTCCATCCACCAGGGTAAGCAATTCCTCCAGGGACGGGCCCGCCACCACGCCCACCCTGATGACTCCGGGCGGTGCCTCAGCCGCCAGCCGCCGGGCGCGCTCCACCGTCACCGCCCGCCGGCTGGCCGGGTGGAACACCAAGCCCACCCCGTCGGCACCGGCTTCCGCTGCCCACGCCACCTCTTCGGGCCGGGTCAGCCCGCATATCTTCACGAATACCCTCACGTTCTCTCACCTCCCGGTACCCGCACCAGCAAACGAGCGCAACCGGCCCCCCGGGTCGGGTGTGGTGAGCAACGCTTCCCCCACCAGCACCGCCCTGGCTCCCACCCGGGCCAGCCGTTCGACGTCACCACGGTCCCGCACGCCGCTTTCGCCCACCACGGTGACCCCGGGCGGGCACAGGGGAGCCAGTCGCTCGGTCACGGCCAGGTCGGTCCGGAAGGTACGGA from Bacillota bacterium carries:
- the trpA gene encoding tryptophan synthase subunit alpha, encoding MRDNALVERMRSRVAAGGKALAAYFTAGDPDLETTVRVVGAAAAAGADCVEIGIPYSDPLADGRVIQAAAVRSLRAGFRLRDTWEIARRVRGSGTPLAVMTYFNPVLQYGLDKFCRDAASAGIAGLLVPDLPPEEAADLGQAARGHGVALVPFVAPTSPDERMKMAVEAGDGFVYCISVTGVTGARDSVSARARDLVGRVRVYTSLPVLVGFGISSPDQAREVAGWADGVVVGSALVQRVAAASSPEEAASSVHGFVAALREALPLAAP
- the trpB gene encoding tryptophan synthase subunit beta is translated as MAVYPWPDERGRFGEFGGRFVPETLMAALEELERAYRRARGDAAFGAEFRYYLERYVGRPTPLYPARRLAEHLGRGRVYLKREDLAHTGAHKINNALGQVLLARWMGKRRIIAETGAGQHGVATAAAAALLGLECHVYMGEEDMRRQELNVFRMRLLGSEVVPVGTGSRTLKDAINEAIRDWVTNVETTHYVIGSVVGPHPYPAMVRDFQSVIGQEVREQVVALEGRLPEYLVACVGGGSNAMGLFHPFYSDDVRMVGVEAAGEGIETGRHGASLTAGSRGVLHGSYSYLLQDEDGQVREAHSVSAGLDYPGVGPEHAFFKATGRAEYVAVTDGEALQGFELLSRLEGIIPALESAHAVAYLEKLAGRLEPDDVVVVCLSGRGDKDVPMVLESYRRQGGGQGAR
- a CDS encoding phosphoribosylanthranilate isomerase, with product MRVFVKICGLTRPEEVAWAAEAGADGVGLVFHPASRRAVTVERARRLAAEAPPGVIRVGVVAGPSLEELLTLVDGVPLDAVQWHGPYREAVMEELRRLRPRVKMVVAAALSGGKDGYRDALRLAGLADYLLLDTLVGRGGTGVPWDWDLATGLALPLPVIVAGGLTPENVGTALERVRPAGVDVSSGVESAGVKERGKMHRFVQAVRQWEQRFRGGVRDGSVPVAR